The nucleotide sequence attgcacTTGCTTAGTTAATTACATAGTCTAATTAAATATGGTCCCGCTAGCGTTATTTAGGTGCACTTTACATACGTCATACAATATTGGAACCTATGATCCAAAATGCCGACAAATTTATGAACTCAAATATATTAGATGAAGAAAATATCATTATTCATTCtagtttttaattttgcttACATGATTAATTAGTGTTGCTATTAGAACTACATTACTGATCACTTCTCTATTACAAGTGAGTCTCTCATACATAGGTGAAGCTCATCTCTATTAAAGAGGCCATCAATATATTTGGTACAACTATTCTTAATGATATATATGTCGAGTTAAGATTGGCCATTGCTAATTTTATCTAAATGAAAATATTGACTATTAATCTATACTAATCTGAAATGGCATATACCACACAAAACCGTGATTGCCACCCCATGTATACCAGTTCAACCTTAAAATTTGGAATCTGAGATTTGTGGTGGGTATAGTGACCGAATATTGCTCTCTCACTTGATAATTTGGCATGTTTGTCAAAGGTTAATCTAGAAACATTACTTTAGATCCAAGAAATCTCACACTCTCGTTTAGAACCGTTCATTTAACACCAAAtatagaagaaaaggagaaaacagTGGAGAAAAACAGGGTCAGACTGTAAGGCCGGTTCATCTTCTCTCAATCTTCAATCTTCTCACGTCAATACATTAATTGtcctttatattttattttagtttaaaaaatttcaaagtaaAACACAAAGTTCTATCTGGTAAAGTTCAATCATGGCAACGGGAGAGAAGATCGAAGAGCCTCGAAAGGATAATAAAGTCCCTCATTCtgaagaacaagaaaaagaGTTATCCAAGGATATCCAAGACAAGGGTAATGAAGCAAAGGATTTGAAAAATGTTGGGGAAAGTGGTGAATCTAAAAAGAATGAGGATGTCACTGAGAAGGCGGTGgccgaggagaagaagaagaagaatgaggatgaAATACAGAAGAAGAACAATGCAGTTGAAAAGGGAGATGAGAAAAGTTCAACAATGGCGATAGAAGAAAAGCTAGAAAATCCCCAGGAGGATGTGAAAAATGTAGGTGAGGCTGGTGAATCTAAAAAGGGTGAGGGTGTAATTGAAAAGGAGGTGGTGGAGGAGAAGAGGGCGAGTGAAGGTGAAACGAGGGAGATTGTGGTGGAGGATAAGGCTAATAAAGGAGAAATTGAGGATGTGGTATTGGAAGAGAAGAACAATGATCAGGttgaaaaagttgagaaaagCTCATCATTCTGGGACTTAAAAGAGCAGGAGAAAAGGGCTTTGATGGAGTTGAGATCGAAGCTCGAAAACGCAATACTTGAGAACAAGTTgttcaagggaaataagaagaaaatggtGGAGCATGAGAAGGAAAAGGTATTGGAGAAGGAAGgtggagagaaagagaaagtaatAGAGAGTGAGCCTGTGAAGGAAGctgggaaagagaaagaaagttcCGAGAAAGTAGAAGAGGTTGAAGAAAAGGGAAAGATATCTGAGAAGGCAGGTGGGGAGGAGGAGAAAATCAATgaggggaaaggagagaaaAATGTTATGAAACAAGctgagaaagagaaagacagtTTGAGGAAAGtagaagaaattgaagaaaagggAAAGATATCGGAGAAGGAAGGTGGAGAGACGGAGAAAATAAATGAGGCGAAAGGAGATGAATTAGTCGTGGAAAAAACtgtgaaggagaaggaaggctCTAAGGAGGTAGAAGAAAAGTTAGTAGTAAAAGAAGAGAAACATGACGGTGATAAACTTGCCAAGCAAGAAGATGAGGAAAATGCGGAAAAGGCAGAAGAAGGCCTGAAAGAGAACAACAATGAGGCTATTGATCAGGATAGAAAGCTTGACGTTATCGATAAGGATATCACAATTTGGGGGGTACCCTTATTGCCTAGTAAAGGAGATAGTGGCACTGATGTGATACTATTGAAGTTCTTAAGGGCTAGGGAGTTCGATGTCTATGATGCTTTCGAGATGTTGAGGAATACGCTCCAATGGAGGAAGGACAACAAGGTGGATTCGATCTTGGATGAAGAATTTGGTGACGATCTTGGTTCCATAGGGTGTATGAATGGTGTGGGTCGTGAAGGACATCCGGTTTGTTATAGTAATTTTAAGCTGCTTGGGGATGAAGGGGTGTATGACAAAATACTAGGGACTGAAAAGAATCGCGATATGTTTATAAGGCGAAGGGTTCAACTGATGGAGAAAGCAATTCAGAAGCTCAACTTTAAGCCTGGTGGAGTGTCCTCAATCCTCCTAGTCAATGATCTTAAGGACATGCCTGGTCCTTCTAAGAAAGAGCTTCGACATGCTACAAAGCAGGTTGTCGGGATACTTCAGGACAACTATCCTGAATTTGTTGCAAGAAATGTAAGATCCTTCTTTTCATGAgccttcaaattttcatccatacaattttctttatatCATACCTTGCAATGCAAGTAATGGAACATTTTACATTTTGGTGTAGATCTTCATCAATGTTCCATTCTGGTACTATGCCCTAAGTGCTACTAGCGCTGTCCTATTGCCTTTCTTAACTCCAAGAACCAACAGCAAAGTTGTCTTCGCACGCCCGTCCAGGGTCACGGAAATCTTGCTCAAGTAACATCCTTAGCTTCATACATCACTAATTGTTGATTGACCTATTAGAAAGTAGTTAACTAAAACTTATGATTCTTCATTACAGGTATATAGCTGCAGAGGAACTACCGATCCATTATGGCGGGCTGAAGCGGGAAGATGAGTCTGATTTCTCAACTGAAGATGCTTCCGCAGAGATTACTGTTTATCAATCATCATCAGAAACTATTCAAATCCCTGTACCAGAGGTATGTGCactcaaaaaaaattattcaatctTGCGGCTACTATATATCAAACCCGAAACCATAATAATATGTTGATGGTTGATGCGAAACAGGCAGGAACAACTTTAATGTGGGAAGTTACCGTGTTGGGTTGGGAAGTACACTACAAGGAAGAATTCTTTCCAACTGATGAAGGATCATATGGCATTATCATTCAAAAGGGCAGGAGGGTTGGTGCGCAAGAGGGTTCTCTCCGAAATTCTTTCACGAACAACGAACCTGGAAACGTTGTTTTAACAATTGAGAACGGAtcattgatgaagaagaaacgCGTTTGTTATCGATACAAGGTCAAGAATGGTTCTTGAGAAATTGTACTCAGTCTGAAAAGTGTTTCTGAAATTGTTCAAGATAAGCAGTAGGCCTGGGAAGTCCCATACAATAAGTTACATAGGTAGCACAAGTTTTCTTTTAGTAATGACAACGTTATTTAACACAGCATGGTTTTGGCCGTGTAATT is from Malus sylvestris chromosome 5, drMalSylv7.2, whole genome shotgun sequence and encodes:
- the LOC126624532 gene encoding patellin-4-like, which encodes MATGEKIEEPRKDNKVPHSEEQEKELSKDIQDKGNEAKDLKNVGESGESKKNEDVTEKAVAEEKKKKNEDEIQKKNNAVEKGDEKSSTMAIEEKLENPQEDVKNVGEAGESKKGEGVIEKEVVEEKRASEGETREIVVEDKANKGEIEDVVLEEKNNDQVEKVEKSSSFWDLKEQEKRALMELRSKLENAILENKLFKGNKKKMVEHEKEKVLEKEGGEKEKVIESEPVKEAGKEKESSEKVEEVEEKGKISEKAGGEEEKINEGKGEKNVMKQAEKEKDSLRKVEEIEEKGKISEKEGGETEKINEAKGDELVVEKTVKEKEGSKEVEEKLVVKEEKHDGDKLAKQEDEENAEKAEEGLKENNNEAIDQDRKLDVIDKDITIWGVPLLPSKGDSGTDVILLKFLRAREFDVYDAFEMLRNTLQWRKDNKVDSILDEEFGDDLGSIGCMNGVGREGHPVCYSNFKLLGDEGVYDKILGTEKNRDMFIRRRVQLMEKAIQKLNFKPGGVSSILLVNDLKDMPGPSKKELRHATKQVVGILQDNYPEFVARNIFINVPFWYYALSATSAVLLPFLTPRTNSKVVFARPSRVTEILLKYIAAEELPIHYGGLKREDESDFSTEDASAEITVYQSSSETIQIPVPEAGTTLMWEVTVLGWEVHYKEEFFPTDEGSYGIIIQKGRRVGAQEGSLRNSFTNNEPGNVVLTIENGSLMKKKRVCYRYKVKNGS